One region of Spirochaetota bacterium genomic DNA includes:
- a CDS encoding methyltransferase domain-containing protein, giving the protein MGKLDLLGEFLLNWRIKVVLPYIHGRLMDIGCGTNKLVKQYGNGIGVDVYQFGGADLILKDTSKIPYDNESFDTITIIASLNHIPNREEVLKEIHRILKRDGRLIITMISPRISKFWHLIRSPWDKDQKERGMNEGEVYGMTKKNIINLIEQCGFIIKKELRFMLFINRLTLAGKI; this is encoded by the coding sequence ATGGGGAAATTAGATTTATTAGGTGAATTTTTATTAAATTGGAGAATTAAAGTTGTTTTACCATATATTCACGGACGCTTAATGGATATTGGTTGTGGAACAAACAAACTTGTCAAACAATATGGTAATGGTATAGGTGTTGATGTCTATCAATTTGGAGGTGCAGATCTAATATTAAAAGATACAAGTAAAATTCCATATGATAATGAATCCTTTGACACAATTACCATTATAGCTTCATTAAATCACATACCCAATCGAGAAGAAGTATTAAAAGAGATCCATCGCATTCTAAAAAGAGATGGAAGATTGATTATAACTATGATTTCACCTCGAATTTCAAAATTTTGGCATTTAATCCGTTCACCCTGGGACAAAGACCAAAAAGAAAGGGGTATGAATGAAGGTGAAGTATATGGGATGACTAAAAAAAATATTATTAATTTAATTGAACAGTGCGGATTTATAATTAAAAAAGAATTAAGATTTATGCTTTTTATCAATCGATTAACATTAGCAGGAAAGATATAA
- a CDS encoding glycosyltransferase family 2 protein, translating into MKVTIITVVYNGQDTIQDTIESVLTQTYENIEYIIIDGNSNDGTVEIIKSYGKKISKFISEPDNGIYDAMNKGIGFATGDLIGFLNSDDLYLDASVIEKVVNTIESNKSNSCYGDLIYFDKNDNDKIIRNWHSDNYYNGIFKRGWHPPHPTFFVRKNIYEKFGNFNLEFKIAADYELMLRFLEKCNVSTCYIPETLVKMRIGGTSNRNIKNIIIANIECYKAWKVNNLQYNPLMFISKPLSKIQQFNYKKKSIWSA; encoded by the coding sequence ATGAAAGTTACAATAATCACAGTAGTATATAATGGTCAGGATACAATTCAAGATACTATAGAATCTGTTCTGACCCAAACTTATGAAAATATTGAATATATAATCATTGACGGCAATTCTAATGATGGAACGGTTGAAATTATAAAATCATATGGCAAAAAGATTTCAAAGTTTATCAGCGAACCTGATAATGGAATTTATGATGCGATGAATAAGGGAATTGGGTTTGCTACGGGAGACTTGATTGGATTTCTAAATTCAGATGATTTATACTTAGATGCTTCTGTTATTGAAAAAGTTGTCAATACAATTGAATCCAATAAATCAAATAGCTGTTATGGTGATCTAATATATTTTGATAAAAATGATAATGACAAAATTATCAGAAACTGGCATTCTGACAATTATTACAATGGTATTTTTAAGAGAGGGTGGCATCCTCCTCATCCTACATTTTTTGTAAGAAAAAATATATATGAAAAATTTGGTAATTTCAATCTTGAATTTAAGATTGCTGCAGATTATGAATTAATGCTCAGGTTTTTAGAAAAATGTAACGTATCAACCTGTTATATACCAGAGACTCTTGTAAAGATGCGAATTGGTGGAACAAGCAATAGAAATATTAAGAATATTATTATTGCTAATATAGAATGTTATAAAGCTTGGAAAGTTAACAATTTACAATATAATCCGTTAATGTTTATTAGTAAACCATTATCAAAAATTCAACAATTTAATTATAAAAAGAAATCGATTTGGAGCGCTTGA
- the gmd gene encoding GDP-mannose 4,6-dehydratase: protein MDKKALITGVTGQDGAYLLELLLSKGYEVHGIKRRSSLFNTHRIDHMYKDPHEEDVKFFLHYGDMTDSTNLIRIIQEVQPDEIYNLAAQSHVQVSFETPEYTANADGIGTLRLLEAIRLLELQDKTRFYQASTSELYGKVQETPQKETTPFYPRSPYAAAKLYAYWITVNYREAYNIFACNGILFNHESPIRGETFVTRKITRAVARIILGLQKKLYLGNLNTKRDWGHARDYVEGMWLILQQDKPDDYVLASGETHSVREFVTKTFNEVGIAIEWQGNEEDEKGIISNIDSDVLKNSLNNSDDNTEIFTSYIKSGDTVVEVDKRYFRPTEVDLLHGDATKARKELGWIPKTSFDELIQDMINADIKEAKKDIHLLNGGFSVLQKKE from the coding sequence ATGGATAAAAAAGCACTGATTACTGGTGTCACAGGACAGGATGGAGCTTATCTTTTAGAACTATTATTATCCAAGGGCTATGAGGTTCATGGTATAAAGAGAAGGAGTTCGCTTTTTAATACACATAGAATCGATCATATGTACAAAGATCCACATGAAGAGGATGTAAAATTTTTCCTGCATTATGGCGATATGACAGATTCAACAAATCTGATAAGAATCATTCAGGAGGTTCAGCCTGATGAGATTTACAATCTTGCAGCTCAGTCTCATGTGCAGGTATCCTTTGAAACCCCAGAATATACAGCAAATGCTGATGGCATAGGAACTCTCCGCTTATTGGAGGCAATACGCCTATTAGAACTTCAGGACAAAACAAGATTCTATCAGGCTTCAACCTCTGAGCTTTATGGCAAGGTTCAGGAGACACCCCAGAAGGAGACAACACCATTCTATCCGCGCAGCCCATATGCGGCAGCTAAGCTTTATGCCTATTGGATCACAGTCAATTATCGTGAGGCATACAACATTTTTGCATGCAATGGAATACTTTTTAATCATGAAAGTCCTATCCGCGGGGAAACATTTGTTACCAGAAAGATCACAAGAGCAGTTGCAAGGATTATTCTAGGCTTGCAAAAAAAATTATATTTAGGGAATCTAAATACTAAAAGGGATTGGGGACATGCAAGAGATTATGTTGAAGGAATGTGGCTGATTTTGCAGCAGGATAAACCTGATGATTATGTATTAGCATCAGGGGAAACACATTCGGTTCGCGAATTCGTTACAAAAACGTTTAATGAAGTAGGCATAGCAATAGAATGGCAGGGAAATGAAGAAGATGAAAAAGGGATTATATCTAACATTGATTCGGATGTTCTAAAAAATTCTTTGAATAATTCGGATGATAATACTGAAATATTTACTTCTTATATTAAATCTGGGGACACAGTTGTTGAAGTAGATAAACGATATTTTCGTCCCACAGAAGTTGACCTGCTTCATGGAGATGCAACAAAGGCCAGAAAGGAGCTTGGTTGGATACCCAAAACTTCGTTTGATGAATTGATACAGGATATGATCAATGCAGATATTAAAGAGGCCAAAAAGGACATTCACCTTCTAAATGGTGGCTTCAGTGTTTTACAGAAAAAGGAATAG